From a single Nicotiana tabacum cultivar K326 chromosome 8, ASM71507v2, whole genome shotgun sequence genomic region:
- the LOC107826037 gene encoding zinc finger BED domain-containing protein RICESLEEPER 2 produces the protein MVVTAHWIDDQWNLQKKILNLFEYTMLDKALKFEKAFTRMYLEDQKYQKYCREISTIRGNPSTDDWKNVKAFVKFLNIFYQTTLKFSGSLYATSNSFFHEFFNLRNDIIKYTKSDDLTLVDMAKRMKSKLEKYWGKFESMNMLLIIAVVLDPRYKMKYVNYILSIAYGTLLGRIKSEDVASILTPLYNHYNDSFSENSNDNIEGDIGITSEPGDLLQSQWEKYIEEEGNSERKSDLEIYLIDDVVKIKDFNILSWWKASSSKYPIVSKIARDVLSILISTVASESAFSTGGRILETYRSSLSPKMVEALICTQQWIRLPSKECKFEDLLEEVQKLEEIEEEYPDSPLRID, from the exons ATGGTTGTCACTGCACATTGGATTGATGATCAATGGAATCTACAAAAGAAAATTCTAAACTTGTTTGAATATACAATGTTAGATAAAgctttaaaatttgaaaaagctTTTACAAGAATGTATTTGGAGgaccaaaagtaccaaaaataCTGTCGAGAAATAAGTACAATAAGAGGAAATCCATCAACAGATGATTGGAAGAATGTGAAAGCTTTTGTCAAGTTTCTTAATATTTTCtatcaaacaacattgaaatttTCAGGCAGTTTGTATGCTACTTCCAACTCTTTCTTCCATGAATTTTTTAATCTTCGAAATGATATTATTAAGTATACTAAAAGTGATGATCTTACTTTGGTTGATATGGCAAAAAGGATGAAAAGTAAGCTTGAGAAATATTGGGGTAAATTTGAGAGTATGAATATGCTACTAATTATTGCTGTTGTGTTAGATCCCAGATACAAGATGAAGTATGTGAACTACATTCTTTCCATTGCATATGGTACTTTGTTGGGAAGAATAAAGTCTGAAGATGTGGCGAGTATTTTGACTCCCTTATATAATCACTACAATGATTCTTTCTCTGAGAATTCTAATGACAATATTGAAGGTGACATTGGTATAACGAGTGAACCTGGTGATTTGTTGCAATCTCAATGGGAGAAATATATAGAAGAGGAGGGAAATAGTGAAAGAAAATCCGATCTTGAGATATACTTGAtagatgatgtggtaaaaatcAAGGATTTTAATATTTTGAGTTGGTGGAAAGCTTCATCTAGTAAATATCCAATTGTTTCAAAAATTGCTAGGGATGTTCTTTCTATTCTTATTTCTACTGTTGCATCTGAGTCAGCTTTTAGTACAGGTGGTCGAATTCTTGAAACTTATCGGAGTTCTTTATCGCCAAAAATGGTAGAAGCTCTTATTTGTACTCAACAATGGATACGATTACCTTCTAAAGAATGCAAGTTTGAAGACCTTTTGGAGGAAGTCCAGAAACTTGAGGAAATTGAAGAAG AATATCCAGACTCACCTTTGAGGATTGATTAG